In Gemmatimonas aurantiaca, the sequence CAGCGCCGCAAACCGCAGCTTGCTGCGCAACGATGGCGCGGGTTCCGGATGGATTCGAGAGGTGTTCATCGTCGGTTCTCCTCAAAAGGGTGAGCGGGCGCTGATGCGCCGCTGACACCCAGCCAATGCGCAGGGACCGTGCCACGATGATTTTCCTCTCCAGCGCCGGAAAACCGGCCTCCGGATCGCCCGAATGTCCTCAATCGGGGGCAGTTCGCCGTCCAGCGCGGGCGACATCCCGCCATCGATCACACGCCGACAGCGACCTCCACACGACGATCGTCGATCGATCACAACCAGATGGGGATTGGCGGCGTTATCATCTTGTGCGTACAGTTCCGGTCCGGCAGTTCCGGCACCAGTACCAGTGTTCCCGAAGTTCCATCGATACCCGCTGGTCTCCCCGCCGCATTCCCCGTCAGGAGTCTTCGATGTCCATCCGTTCGCGCATCGCCGCCTTCGCGGCGTCGATTGCCCTGCCTCTTGCCTTCGCCCCCGGTCTGGCTGGCGCGCAGGGTGCCCCCGCCGGTCCGGCACCGCTCAAGGTCGGTGATGCCGCGCCCGATTTCACCGTCACCACCGTGACGGCCGCCGGCATCACCAGCAAGCCCTTCCGCCTCTCCGAACACAAGGGTGAGACGGTCATCCTGGCGTTCTTCCCCAAGGCGCGCACCCGGGGCTGCACGGTGCAGATGGAGTCGTACCGCGATCGGTACGCCGAACTCTTCAAGAGCGGCGAGAAGGTCACGTTGGTGGGTGTGAGCGTCGACCCCGATTCGGCACTGACCTCCTGGGCCAAGGACGCCAAGTTCCCGTTCCAGTTCGCGGCCGATGTCGACCGCAAGGTGGGTGTGGCGTATGCGGCCAGCACGGGCGACGGCTTCCACAAGCGTCTGCTCTACGTGATCAACCCGCAGGGCAAGATTTCGTACGTGGCAGCGCCGTTCAACCAGATGTCGGCCGACGCGTATACCGACCTCGGATCGGCCATCACCATGGCCGGCCACGGG encodes:
- a CDS encoding peroxiredoxin family protein; amino-acid sequence: MSIRSRIAAFAASIALPLAFAPGLAGAQGAPAGPAPLKVGDAAPDFTVTTVTAAGITSKPFRLSEHKGETVILAFFPKARTRGCTVQMESYRDRYAELFKSGEKVTLVGVSVDPDSALTSWAKDAKFPFQFAADVDRKVGVAYAASTGDGFHKRLLYVINPQGKISYVAAPFNQMSADAYTDLGSAITMAGHGH